DNA sequence from the Acidobacteriota bacterium genome:
GGCGACGTGCCGATCACCTATGCGGATGTCGAAAAGGCCGAGCGTCTCCTCGGCTACTCGCCGAAGGTCCCCATTCGCGAAGGTTTGAAGCGCTTTGTCGCCTGGTACCGAAGGGGCCACGCGACCGCCGGTTCCGCCTAGGCGCTTCGCCGGCCAGCCGGCCGCCGCAATGGAAGCCAATGTCCGCCAGCCAACGAGAGTCCTAGCCTGCCTTTCTCACCGCCAACCTACTGCGAGTCCGTATGTCACTGAATCGGCTGCGTAATCCACTGAACCTGCTCCTCGACGTACTAAAAGTACGCCTTCGTCGCAGAACCCGCGGATGCCTTGCATCTTCAACGACCTACGGCCTCTCGCTACGGTCGCCGGTAAGAAAGGCAGGCTAACCATGAATGTTTGCGTTGTAGGGAGTGGGTATGTCGGTCTGGTCACCGGCGCTTGCCTGGCCGATTTCGGCATGACCGTGACCGGCGTCGACAAGGATGCCGACAAGATTGCCGCCCTTCACCGGGGTGAGATCCCGATCTACGAACCGGGCCTGCAGAGCCTGATCGCCAAGAACGAACAGGCCGGGCGGCTGTCCTTCACCACCGACCTGGGACCGGCCATCGAGCAGGCCCAGGCGGTGTTCATCGCCGTCGGCACACCTCCGCGGGAGGACGGCTCGGCGGACCTGACCTTCGTGCGGCAGGTCGCCCAGTCGGTCGCCGAACACCTGAACGGCTACAAAATCATTGTCACCAAGAGCACCGTGCCCATCGGCACCGGTCAGATGATCGAGGACATCGTGCGCCAGGGCACCGGCGGCGGGCAGGACTTCGCGGTGGTCAGCAATCCGGAATTCCTGCGCGAGGGTTCGGCCATCTCGGACTTCATGCGGCCGGACCGGGTGGTGGTCGGCTCGCGGGATCCGCGTGCCTTGGAGCTGATGCGCGAGATCTACGCGCCTCTGAGGGTGGCGGACGTGCCCTTCGTGGAGACCAACGTCGAGAGCGCCGAACTGATCAAGTACGCCTCGAACGGCTTCCTGGCGACCAAGATCTCGTTCATCAACGAGGTGGCGGCGATCTGCGAGGCCTTGGGCGCCGATGTCGAAGTGGTGTCCCGCGGCATGGGCCTCGACAACCGCATCGGTCCCAAGTTCTTGAACGCCGGCCCCGGCTTCGGCGGTTCATGCTTCCCCAAGGACACCCAGGCGGTGGTGCAGATTGCACAGCGGGCCGGCGAGCGCTTCCGCATTGTGGAAGCGGTGTTGGAAGTCAACGAGATCACTCAGCAACGGATGGTCGACAAGATCGACGCGGCGCTGGGAGGTGTCGCCGGCAAGACCCTGGCCATTCTCGGCCTGTCCTTCAAGCCGGATACGGACGATGTGCGTGAATCCCCGGCCCTGACCATCTGCGCCGGCCTCACCGAGCGCGGTGCCGCCCTGCGGGTGTACGACCCGGAGGCGATGGACGCCTCGCGCGAGACGCTGCCGGACGCCGAGTACTGCAGCGGTCCCTACGACGCCGCCCTCGGCACCGACGCGGTGGTGATCCTCACCGAGTGGAACCAGTTCCGCGCCCTGGAACTCGACAAGCTCGCGGAGCGGGTCCACCAGAAGGTGATCGTCGACCTGCGCAATATCTACGAACCGGGGCGGGTCGCCGCCGCCGGCTTCCGCTACGTTTCCGTCGGCCGCGGTGAGGCGAAGCCCTCTCCCGCTTCCGCCTCGCAGGAGGCATCGTGACCTCGGCGCCCCAGCAAACTTCACTCGTCACCGGCGGCGCCGGCTTCTTGGGCTCCCACCTCTGCGAGCGGCTGCTCGCCGAGGGGCACCGGGTGATCTGCGTCGACAATCTCCTCACCGGCCGGCGGGAAAACCTCGCCGCCGTCATGAACGACCCCCGCTTCCGCTTCATTGAGCACGACATCTCGATGCCGCTCTTTCTCGATGGACAAGAGTTCGACGATAGGGGCCTAGGCGACGAGGCGATCGACAACGTGCTGCACTTCGCCTCACCGGCCAGCCCGATCGACTACCTTGAACTGCCGATCCAAACCCTGAAAGTGGGTTCCCTCGGCACCCACAACAGCCTCGGCCTGGCCAAGGCCAAGGGAGCGCGATTTCTCCTCGCCTCCACCTCCGAGGTGTACGGCGACCCGCTGATCCATCCGCAGCCGGAGACCTACTGGGGCAACGTCAACCCGGTGGGCCCGCGCGGCGTCTACGACGAGGCCAAGCGCTTCGCCGAGGCGATGGCGATGGCGTACCACCGAGTGCACGGCCTGGAGGTACGCATCGTGCGCATCTTCAACACCTACGGCCCGCGCATGCGCCTGGCCGATGGCCGGGTGGTGCCGGCTTTCATGCAGCAGGCGATCGCCGGCGAGCCGCTGACCATCTTCGGCGACGGCAGCCAGACGCGCTCGTTTTGCTACGTCGACGACCTGGTGGAGGGCATCTTCCGGCTGCTTTTGAGCGACTGCGCCGAGCCGGTCAACATCGGCAACCCGCACGAGATGACCATCCGCGAGTTCGCCGAGCAGATTATCGCCCTGACCGGCAGTACCAGCACCTTGACCTTCGAACCGCTGCCGACGGACGATCCCAAGGTGCGTCAGCCGGACATCACCAGGGCCCGCGAGGTGCTCGGCTGGGAGCCGAAGGTCTCCCTCGCCGAGGGTCTCGGGCGCAGCCTGGAATACTTCCGCCACGAGGTCGATGCACAACGGGCCGCCCGCGTGGCTCATGGAGACTTGTAACCATGGCGAACATCGTCACCTGCGCCCGCTGCGGCGAGACCAAGACCGCCCTCGACAAACCTCCCCTGCCCGGCAAAGTCGGACAGCAAGTGCAGGAAAACATCTGCACCGACTGCTGGGACGAATGGGGCAACATGGAAGTGATGGTGATCAACGAGCTGCGCCTCAACTTCATGGATCCCAAGTCGCAGGAAATCCTTCAGCAACAGATGCGCGAGTTCTTCCACCTCCAGGGTGAGTAACCCACCGCCGGCGAGGCCCGCGCCCGCGACGAAACCGCAGCCCGAGCCGCTCATCAGCCGGCGAGGGGCGGCGCTGCGGTTCGCGCTGCTGGCGGTCATCGTCGTCGCCGGCTTCGCCCTCTTCCGCTGGACCCCGCTCGGCGAAGCGGTCACCGACGGCCGCCTCCTCGAAGCGGTGCGGGACAGCCCCTGGGCACCGGTCGTGTTCATCGCGATCTTCGCCGTCCTCTGCCCCGTGGGCATGCCCGTCAGCCCGGTGGTGGCAGTGGGCGGAGTGTTCTTCGGGGTGGGTCTCGGCACCCTCTACAACTTTCTCGGCTGCTTTAGCGGCGCCGCCACCTCCTACGGCCTGGCGCGGCTCCTCGGCCGCGACTTCGTCGCCACCCTCGGTCGCGGCGGACGCCTCCAGCGGGTGGAGCGCACCCTGCGCCGTCAGAGCTTCTGGAACCTGGTGGTGATCCGCTTCGTGCCGCTGCCGTTCCCGCTGGTCAACTACGGCGCCGCCCTCTCGGGCATCCGCGCGTTCAAGTTCCTCGCCGCCACCGCCGTCGGCCTGGCGCCCGCCATCGCCATCTACACCTACCTCGGCGCGGCGGTGGTCACCGCCGCCAGCGAGGGCGGCCGCGAGGGCCTGCTGCCCGCCTTCCTCGCTCTGGGCGGGTTGATCCTCCTCACCTTCATCCCCCGCCTGTTGACCGCCCGCCGGCGAC
Encoded proteins:
- a CDS encoding UDP-glucose/GDP-mannose dehydrogenase family protein, yielding MNVCVVGSGYVGLVTGACLADFGMTVTGVDKDADKIAALHRGEIPIYEPGLQSLIAKNEQAGRLSFTTDLGPAIEQAQAVFIAVGTPPREDGSADLTFVRQVAQSVAEHLNGYKIIVTKSTVPIGTGQMIEDIVRQGTGGGQDFAVVSNPEFLREGSAISDFMRPDRVVVGSRDPRALELMREIYAPLRVADVPFVETNVESAELIKYASNGFLATKISFINEVAAICEALGADVEVVSRGMGLDNRIGPKFLNAGPGFGGSCFPKDTQAVVQIAQRAGERFRIVEAVLEVNEITQQRMVDKIDAALGGVAGKTLAILGLSFKPDTDDVRESPALTICAGLTERGAALRVYDPEAMDASRETLPDAEYCSGPYDAALGTDAVVILTEWNQFRALELDKLAERVHQKVIVDLRNIYEPGRVAAAGFRYVSVGRGEAKPSPASASQEAS
- a CDS encoding UDP-glucuronic acid decarboxylase family protein: MTSAPQQTSLVTGGAGFLGSHLCERLLAEGHRVICVDNLLTGRRENLAAVMNDPRFRFIEHDISMPLFLDGQEFDDRGLGDEAIDNVLHFASPASPIDYLELPIQTLKVGSLGTHNSLGLAKAKGARFLLASTSEVYGDPLIHPQPETYWGNVNPVGPRGVYDEAKRFAEAMAMAYHRVHGLEVRIVRIFNTYGPRMRLADGRVVPAFMQQAIAGEPLTIFGDGSQTRSFCYVDDLVEGIFRLLLSDCAEPVNIGNPHEMTIREFAEQIIALTGSTSTLTFEPLPTDDPKVRQPDITRAREVLGWEPKVSLAEGLGRSLEYFRHEVDAQRAARVAHGDL
- a CDS encoding oxidative damage protection protein — protein: MANIVTCARCGETKTALDKPPLPGKVGQQVQENICTDCWDEWGNMEVMVINELRLNFMDPKSQEILQQQMREFFHLQGE
- a CDS encoding VTT domain-containing protein, producing the protein MSNPPPARPAPATKPQPEPLISRRGAALRFALLAVIVVAGFALFRWTPLGEAVTDGRLLEAVRDSPWAPVVFIAIFAVLCPVGMPVSPVVAVGGVFFGVGLGTLYNFLGCFSGAATSYGLARLLGRDFVATLGRGGRLQRVERTLRRQSFWNLVVIRFVPLPFPLVNYGAALSGIRAFKFLAATAVGLAPAIAIYTYLGAAVVTAASEGGREGLLPAFLALGGLILLTFIPRLLTARRRRKRLADLRAERAKRRR